In Cupriavidus basilensis, one genomic interval encodes:
- the dnaA gene encoding chromosomal replication initiator protein DnaA, with the protein MQDFWQAAAAQLERELTPQQFKTWIKPLAPVAFDEEAHALRIAAPNRFKLDWVKSQFSGRITALACEYWEANVSVHFVLDPAASGRAAAGYPQQAGQPGQPGMPAQHAGPGYPSGQPLSQNFGQPGMQPGQGGQGYGPMNQGGQRGGQAPYPGNPGNGGNGSNGGNYPGSANQSNMGGMGGEIVDIDVPQLDPAEASARSYRVQPSQQPMQGGHPGNQGGHPGHQGNQGHPGQQSHQGHPGNQHGGQQQNDSVHERSRLNHILTFDNFVTGKANQLARAAAIQVANNPGKSYNPLYLYGGVGLGKTHLIHAIGNFMLLENPRARIRYIHAEQYVSDVVKAYQRKAFDEFKRYYHSLDLLLIDDIQFFSGKNRTQEEFFYAFEALIANRAQVIITSDTYPKEISGIDDRLISRFDSGLTVAIEPPELEMRVAILMKKAAAENVSVPEEVAFFVAKHLRSNVRELEGALRKILAFSNFHGKDITIDVTREALKDLLTVQNRQISVENIQKTCADFYNIKVADMYSKKRPANIARPRQIAMYLAKELTQKSLPEIGELFGGRDHTTVLHAVRKIADERSKDAQLNHELHVLEQTLKG; encoded by the coding sequence ATGCAAGATTTCTGGCAGGCAGCAGCCGCGCAACTCGAGCGCGAACTGACGCCGCAACAGTTCAAGACCTGGATCAAGCCGTTGGCGCCTGTCGCCTTCGACGAGGAAGCGCACGCGCTGCGTATCGCCGCGCCCAACCGCTTCAAGCTCGATTGGGTAAAAAGCCAGTTTTCGGGCCGTATCACCGCGCTCGCCTGCGAATACTGGGAAGCCAACGTCAGCGTTCACTTCGTTCTGGACCCCGCCGCCTCGGGCCGGGCTGCCGCCGGCTATCCGCAGCAGGCCGGCCAGCCGGGCCAGCCCGGCATGCCTGCCCAGCACGCCGGCCCCGGCTATCCGTCCGGCCAGCCGCTGTCGCAAAACTTCGGCCAGCCCGGCATGCAGCCGGGCCAGGGCGGCCAGGGCTACGGCCCCATGAACCAAGGCGGCCAGCGCGGCGGGCAAGCGCCCTACCCCGGCAACCCCGGCAATGGCGGCAACGGCAGCAATGGCGGCAACTATCCCGGCAGCGCAAACCAAAGCAATATGGGCGGCATGGGCGGCGAGATCGTCGATATCGACGTGCCGCAGCTGGACCCGGCCGAAGCCAGCGCCCGCTCCTACCGCGTGCAGCCGTCGCAGCAGCCCATGCAGGGCGGCCACCCCGGTAACCAGGGCGGCCATCCAGGGCATCAGGGCAATCAAGGCCATCCGGGCCAGCAAAGCCACCAAGGCCACCCCGGCAACCAGCATGGCGGCCAGCAGCAGAACGACTCGGTGCACGAGCGCTCGCGCCTGAACCACATCCTTACCTTCGACAACTTCGTCACCGGTAAGGCCAACCAGCTCGCGCGCGCCGCCGCCATCCAGGTGGCCAACAACCCGGGTAAATCCTACAACCCGCTCTATCTGTATGGCGGCGTAGGTCTGGGCAAGACCCACTTGATCCACGCTATCGGCAACTTCATGTTGCTGGAGAACCCGCGCGCCCGCATTCGCTACATCCACGCCGAGCAATACGTCTCCGACGTGGTCAAGGCCTACCAGCGCAAGGCGTTCGACGAGTTCAAGCGCTACTACCACTCGCTCGACCTGCTGCTGATCGACGATATTCAATTTTTCTCCGGCAAGAACCGCACGCAGGAAGAGTTCTTCTACGCCTTCGAGGCCCTGATCGCCAACCGGGCGCAGGTGATCATCACCAGCGATACGTACCCCAAGGAAATCAGCGGCATCGACGATCGCCTGATCTCGCGCTTCGACTCCGGCCTCACGGTCGCCATCGAGCCGCCCGAGCTGGAGATGCGCGTCGCCATCCTGATGAAGAAGGCCGCCGCCGAGAACGTCAGCGTGCCCGAGGAAGTCGCCTTCTTCGTCGCCAAGCATTTGCGCTCCAACGTGCGCGAGCTGGAAGGCGCGTTGCGCAAGATCCTCGCCTTCTCCAACTTCCACGGCAAGGACATCACCATCGATGTCACCCGTGAAGCGCTGAAGGACCTGCTGACGGTGCAGAACCGCCAGATCTCGGTTGAGAACATCCAGAAGACCTGCGCGGATTTCTACAACATCAAGGTCGCGGACATGTACAGCAAGAAGCGGCCCGCCAATATCGCGCGGCCCCGCCAGATTGCCATGTACCTGGCCAAGGAACTCACGCAGAAAAGCCTGCCGGAAATCGGCGAGCTGTTCGGCGGGCGCGATCACACCACCGTACTGCACGCGGTGCGCAAGATCGCCGACGAACGCAGCAAGGACGCGCAGCTCAACCACGAGCTGCACGTGCTGGAACAGACGCTCAAGGGCTGA
- the dnaN gene encoding DNA polymerase III subunit beta: MQLVKTSRDNLLRPLQIVSGIVERRHTLPILANLLIRKSGSNVSFLSTDIEIQITTHAECGVGSDTVATTVAARKLLDILRAMPDGEVALSLNDKRMTVQSGKSRFALQTLAAEEFPTVAEASEFGASVSLPQKTFKHLLAMVHFAMAQQDIRYYLNGMLLVVDGKKVMAVATDGHRLAYCGVELDAEATSGEGAPSRQEVIIPRKTILELQRLLEDNDDPVQVQLAANQVKFTFANIELISKLVEGKFPDFQRVIPKGYKNAFAIDRVKLQQALQRTAILTTDKFKGVRCILDTHVLKISSTNADQEEAQEELELDYSGDALDIGFNVTYLLDVLANLKSEQVQVSLGDSNSSALITVPEDDNFKYVVMPMRI, encoded by the coding sequence ATGCAATTGGTCAAAACCTCGCGAGACAATCTGCTGCGTCCGCTGCAAATCGTGAGCGGCATCGTGGAGCGCCGCCACACACTCCCGATCCTGGCCAACCTGCTGATTCGCAAGTCCGGGTCCAACGTATCCTTCCTCTCGACCGACATCGAGATCCAGATCACCACGCACGCCGAATGCGGCGTAGGCAGCGACACCGTGGCCACCACCGTGGCCGCCCGCAAGCTGCTCGACATCCTGCGCGCCATGCCCGACGGCGAAGTCGCCCTGTCGCTCAACGACAAGCGCATGACCGTGCAGTCCGGCAAGAGCCGCTTCGCGCTGCAGACCCTGGCCGCCGAAGAATTCCCCACGGTAGCCGAAGCCAGCGAGTTCGGCGCCTCCGTCAGCCTGCCGCAAAAGACCTTCAAGCACCTGCTCGCCATGGTTCACTTCGCCATGGCCCAGCAAGACATCCGCTACTACCTCAACGGCATGCTGCTGGTGGTGGACGGCAAGAAGGTCATGGCAGTCGCCACCGACGGCCACCGCCTGGCCTACTGCGGCGTGGAGCTGGACGCCGAAGCCACCAGTGGCGAAGGCGCCCCGTCGCGCCAGGAAGTGATCATCCCGCGCAAGACCATTCTCGAGCTGCAACGCCTGCTGGAAGACAACGACGATCCCGTGCAAGTGCAACTGGCCGCCAACCAGGTCAAGTTCACCTTCGCCAATATCGAGCTGATCTCCAAGCTGGTCGAAGGCAAGTTCCCGGACTTCCAGCGCGTGATCCCCAAGGGCTACAAGAACGCCTTCGCCATCGACCGCGTCAAGCTGCAGCAAGCCCTGCAACGCACCGCCATCCTGACCACCGACAAGTTCAAGGGCGTGCGCTGCATCCTGGATACGCACGTACTCAAGATCAGCTCCACCAACGCCGATCAGGAAGAAGCGCAGGAAGAACTCGAACTTGATTATTCGGGCGATGCCCTCGATATCGGTTTTAACGTGACCTATTTGCTGGACGTGCTCGCCAACCTCAAGAGCGAGCAAGTCCAGGTCAGCCTCGGCGACTCCAATTCGAGCGCGCTGATCACCGTGCCGGAAGACGACAACTTCAAGTACGTCGTCATGCCGATGCGCATTTGA
- the gyrB gene encoding DNA topoisomerase (ATP-hydrolyzing) subunit B, with protein sequence MTEEQQPQSQPQQQDSYGAGSIQILEGLEAVRKRPGMYIGDTSDGTGLHHLVFEVLDNSIDEALAGWCTEITVTIHSDNSISITDNGRGIPPLVKFDDKHEPKRSAAEIAMTELHAGGKFNQNSYKVSGGLHGVGVSCVNALSKWLRLTVRRDGQAHLLEFAQGAVQNRLVETVTGPDGQPVEVSPMKVIGPTDKRGTEVHFLADEEIFTNVEFHYEILAKRIRELSFLNNGVHIRLADQRTGKEEDFAFSGGVKGFVEYINRGKSTLHPNIFYANTEKDGIAVEVSMQWNDGYNEQVLCFTNNIPQRDGGTHLTGLRAAMTRVMNKYIEENEIAKKAKVETTGDDMREGLACVLSVKVPEPKFSSQTKDKLVSSEVRLPVEELVAKALGDFLLETPVDAKIICGKIVDAARAREAARKAREMTRRKGVLDGMGLPGKLADCQEKDPAQSELFLVEGDSAGGSAKQGRDRKFQAILPLKGKILNVERARFDKMLSSQEVLTLITALGTGIGKDDYNLDKLRYHRIIIMTDADVDGSHIRTLLLTFFYRQMPDIIERGHVYIAQPPLYKIKHGKEERYIKDDNELNAYLLRLAMEKAALVNPDGSEVAGDALTELARQYQLAEAVIGRLARIVDSDALRAIADGIELDLDSAAAAEASATALKAKLSEMHAKTLLGAAVNDDGTADVYAQFDEKTDKHRLMIARRHHGNVRLSHLDADFVHGADYAALSLAAKTFQGLIAEGTKVRRGEGEKMRDQTVNDFHAAMQWLLSEAERGVSRQRYKGLGEMNPEQLFETTLDVTQRRLLKVQIEDAIAADQIFTTLMGDEVEPRRNFIESNALVARNIDV encoded by the coding sequence ATGACCGAAGAGCAACAACCGCAATCGCAACCGCAACAGCAAGACAGCTACGGCGCAGGCTCGATCCAGATCCTGGAAGGCCTGGAGGCGGTGCGCAAGCGTCCGGGCATGTACATCGGCGACACGTCCGACGGCACCGGCCTGCACCACCTCGTATTTGAAGTGCTGGACAACTCCATCGACGAAGCCCTGGCCGGCTGGTGCACGGAAATCACCGTCACCATCCACAGCGACAACTCGATCTCCATCACCGACAACGGCCGCGGCATTCCCCCGCTCGTCAAGTTCGACGACAAGCACGAACCCAAGCGCAGCGCGGCAGAAATCGCCATGACCGAGCTGCACGCCGGCGGCAAGTTCAACCAGAACAGCTACAAGGTCTCCGGCGGCCTGCACGGCGTGGGCGTGTCCTGCGTGAACGCCCTCTCCAAGTGGCTGCGCCTGACCGTGCGCCGCGACGGCCAGGCCCACCTGCTCGAGTTCGCCCAAGGCGCCGTGCAGAACCGCCTGGTGGAAACCGTGACCGGCCCCGACGGCCAGCCCGTGGAAGTCTCGCCGATGAAGGTGATCGGCCCCACCGACAAGCGCGGCACCGAAGTCCACTTCCTCGCCGACGAAGAAATCTTCACCAACGTCGAGTTCCACTACGAGATACTCGCCAAGCGCATCCGCGAGCTCTCGTTCCTGAACAACGGCGTGCACATCCGCCTGGCCGACCAGCGCACCGGCAAGGAAGAAGACTTCGCCTTCTCAGGCGGCGTCAAAGGCTTCGTTGAGTACATCAACCGCGGCAAGAGCACCCTGCACCCCAACATCTTCTACGCCAACACCGAAAAAGACGGTATCGCCGTAGAAGTGTCCATGCAGTGGAACGACGGCTACAACGAACAAGTCCTCTGCTTCACCAACAACATCCCGCAGCGTGACGGCGGCACCCACCTCACCGGGTTGCGCGCCGCCATGACGCGCGTGATGAACAAGTACATCGAAGAAAACGAGATCGCCAAAAAGGCCAAGGTAGAAACCACCGGCGACGACATGCGCGAAGGCCTGGCCTGCGTGCTCTCCGTCAAGGTGCCCGAGCCCAAGTTCAGCTCGCAGACCAAGGACAAGCTCGTCTCCTCCGAAGTGCGCCTGCCCGTGGAAGAACTCGTCGCCAAGGCCCTCGGCGACTTCCTGCTGGAAACCCCGGTAGACGCCAAGATCATCTGCGGCAAGATCGTCGACGCCGCCCGCGCCCGCGAAGCCGCCCGCAAGGCCCGCGAAATGACCCGCCGCAAAGGCGTGCTCGACGGCATGGGCCTGCCCGGCAAGCTCGCCGACTGCCAAGAGAAGGATCCGGCCCAGTCCGAACTCTTCCTGGTGGAGGGTGACTCCGCAGGCGGCTCCGCCAAGCAAGGCCGCGACCGGAAGTTCCAGGCCATCCTGCCCCTCAAGGGCAAGATCCTGAACGTGGAACGCGCCCGCTTCGACAAAATGCTCTCCAGCCAGGAAGTGCTCACGCTGATCACCGCGCTAGGCACCGGCATCGGCAAGGACGACTACAACCTCGACAAGCTGCGCTACCACCGCATCATCATCATGACCGACGCGGACGTGGACGGCTCCCACATCCGCACGCTGCTGCTCACGTTCTTCTACCGCCAGATGCCCGACATCATCGAGCGCGGCCACGTGTATATCGCCCAACCGCCGCTGTACAAGATCAAGCACGGCAAGGAAGAGCGCTATATCAAGGACGACAACGAGCTCAACGCCTACCTGCTGCGCCTGGCCATGGAAAAGGCCGCCCTGGTCAACCCCGACGGCAGCGAAGTTGCCGGCGACGCCCTGACCGAGCTGGCCCGCCAGTACCAACTGGCCGAAGCCGTGATCGGCCGCCTGGCCCGCATCGTGGACAGCGACGCCCTGCGCGCCATTGCCGACGGCATCGAGCTGGACCTGGACAGCGCCGCCGCCGCCGAAGCCTCAGCCACCGCGCTCAAGGCCAAGCTGTCGGAAATGCACGCCAAGACCCTGCTGGGCGCCGCCGTGAATGACGACGGCACGGCCGATGTCTATGCGCAGTTTGACGAGAAGACGGACAAGCACCGCCTGATGATCGCCCGCCGGCACCATGGCAACGTGCGCTTGTCTCACCTGGACGCAGACTTTGTCCACGGTGCGGATTACGCCGCGCTGTCGCTGGCCGCCAAGACCTTCCAGGGCCTGATTGCGGAAGGCACCAAGGTGCGCCGTGGCGAGGGCGAAAAGATGCGCGACCAGACGGTGAATGACTTCCATGCTGCCATGCAGTGGTTGTTGTCTGAGGCCGAGCGTGGGGTGTCTCGTCAGCGCTATAAGGGGCTGGGGGAGATGAATCCTGAGCAGCTTTTTGAGACTACGCTTGACGTTACCCAGCGCCGACTGCTGAAGGTGCAGATTGAGGATGCTATTGCGGCGGATCAGATCTTTACTACGCTGATGGGGGATGAGGTTGAGCCGCGGCGGAATTTTATTGAGTCTAATGCGTTGGTGGCTCGGAATATTGATGTTTGA